In Caloranaerobacter sp. TR13, the genomic stretch TATTGACTATCAACTAATATATGATACTATTTTTATATAGTTGAATTTCTGGAGGAATGTTTATGAAAGTAACAGCCCTTATTGGTGAAAGTGGTACGGGCAAGAGCTACAAGGCTATTATGTTGGCTAAAGAACTGGGTATAGAATATATAATTGACGACGGATTATTGATAAAAGGGACGAATGTTTTGGCAGGAAAGTCTGCTAAGAGGGAAGACACTATTGTAAGTGCAGTAAAAAGAGCTTTATTTATGGACAAGGATCATAGAAAAGAAATGAAGGAAGTTATAAAAAAACTTAGGCCTAATACTTTATTAATATTAGGTACATCTAATAGAATGGTAGATAAAATTGTTGAAACATTAGAACTCCCTGCAATAACTAAAAGAATATATATACAAGACATATCTGATGAATATGAAATTGATTTAGCAAAAAAACAGAGGCAGTTAGAAGGGAAGCATGTTATTCCTGTACCGACTTTTGAGATAAAAAAAGAGTTTTCTGGATATTTTATAGATACCTTAAAAGTATT encodes the following:
- a CDS encoding Asp23/Gls24 family envelope stress response protein, producing MKVTALIGESGTGKSYKAIMLAKELGIEYIIDDGLLIKGTNVLAGKSAKREDTIVSAVKRALFMDKDHRKEMKEVIKKLRPNTLLILGTSNRMVDKIVETLELPAITKRIYIQDISDEYEIDLAKKQRQLEGKHVIPVPTFEIKKEFSGYFIDTLKVFFRKPNNDKQYFEKTVVRPTFSYLGKYTISRNVIRDLIKYAAYKVIGISKVGNIDIKTKEQGIIISLDVEMVYGNPIRPLVRRMQEQIVNEVEYMTSLNILSVDVSVKKMIKI